A genomic window from Phoenix dactylifera cultivar Barhee BC4 chromosome 7, palm_55x_up_171113_PBpolish2nd_filt_p, whole genome shotgun sequence includes:
- the LOC103710606 gene encoding uncharacterized histidine-rich protein DDB_G0274557-like yields MTLCKMQPEIEGMKPQFHPHPHHPVSLPSPPPPPPPPRRHHHHHHPLPHFHLPLFLHCPCSCPPLLLIPHHHHHHHQTGCPLPFYPRSSNLSCPKFSQVPPVVPSSQPIQNPCPIPSTPAGVESLEVSEAQTMDSSARGLQQQEWRGDQELEDEEEDVFVLTDEWREFFAKSEAKRRLAKQRKKKGGK; encoded by the exons ATGACGCTTTGCAAGATGCAACCCGAAATTGAAGGAATGAAGCCTCAATTCCACCCCCACCCTCACCATCCCGTCTCTCTGccctcaccaccaccaccaccaccaccaccacgacgtcaccaccaccaccaccacccacTTCCCCACTTCCATCTCCCTCTGTTCCTCCATTGCCCTTGTAGCTGCCCGCCTCTCCTGCTCATccctcaccaccaccaccaccaccaccaaaccGGCTGCCCTCTCCCCTTTTATCCCAGGTCTTCCAACCTCTCTTGCCCCAAGTTCTCTCAAGTTCCACCAGTCGTGCCTTCTTCGCAGCCTATCCAGAACCCATGTCCAATTCCTTCGACGCCTGCGGGAGTCGAGAGCTTGGAAGTTTCCGAGGCCCAAACCATGGACAGTTCAGCACGCGG GTTGCAACAACAGGAATGGAGAGGGGACCAGGAattagaagatgaagaagaagacgtGTTTGTTTTGACAGATGAGTGGAGGGAGTTTTTTGCAAAATCTGAGGCTAAAAGGAGATTGG CTAAGCAGCGCAAGAAGAAGGGTGGCAAGTGA